One Desulfovibrionales bacterium genomic region harbors:
- the ilvD gene encoding dihydroxy-acid dehydratase: MRSDAMKKGLEKSPHRALFKAMGYTDEEIRRPLIGIANSYNEIIPGHVHLNQIAAAVKAGVRMAGGTPIEFSTIGVCDGIAMNHEGMKYSLASRELIADSVEVMARAHPFDGLVLIPNCDKVIPGMLMAMLRLNIPAIMVSGGPMLAGSFRGKEIDLITVFEGVGKVRAGKMPAKMLQALEDAACPGCGSCAGMFTANSMNCLTEALGLGLPGNGTIPAVSAARQRLAKAAGIKVMELLKKNLRPRDIATLSAFKNAIAVDMALGCSTNTVLHVPAIAHEARINLPLSLFNEISRKTPHLCSLSPAGHHHLQDLDAAGGIPAILSELAGVGLIDTTVMTATGKKLADNLKGKNILDKTVIRPVKDPYHAEGGIAILYGNLAPDGGVVKQSAVAPEMLRHEGPARVFDSEEQAVSTILGGKIKKGDVVVIRYEGPKGGPGMREMLTPTSAIVGMGLGKDVALITDGRFSGGTQGAAIGHVSPEAAEGGAIALVQEGDRIGIDIPGKTITLKVNEKELARRKKGWKPLEPKIKEGYAYRYAQWVTSGSTGAVFKEKP; this comes from the coding sequence ATGCGAAGTGATGCTATGAAAAAAGGGCTGGAGAAATCACCACACCGCGCCCTTTTTAAGGCCATGGGTTACACCGACGAGGAGATCAGGCGGCCCCTCATCGGCATAGCCAATTCCTATAATGAAATAATCCCCGGCCATGTCCATCTCAATCAGATCGCGGCCGCGGTTAAGGCCGGTGTGCGCATGGCCGGAGGAACGCCCATCGAGTTTTCCACCATCGGCGTCTGTGATGGAATTGCCATGAACCACGAAGGGATGAAGTACTCCCTGGCCAGCCGGGAACTTATAGCCGATTCGGTTGAGGTCATGGCCCGGGCCCACCCCTTTGATGGATTAGTGTTGATCCCTAACTGCGACAAGGTCATCCCGGGCATGTTAATGGCCATGTTGCGCCTTAATATACCGGCCATAATGGTCAGCGGCGGCCCTATGCTGGCGGGCTCCTTCCGGGGAAAGGAGATAGACCTGATCACGGTATTTGAAGGCGTCGGTAAGGTCAGGGCCGGCAAGATGCCGGCAAAAATGCTTCAGGCCCTTGAGGATGCGGCCTGTCCGGGCTGTGGTTCTTGTGCCGGTATGTTCACGGCCAACTCCATGAACTGCCTGACAGAGGCCTTGGGCCTGGGCCTGCCCGGCAACGGCACTATCCCGGCCGTCTCAGCCGCCCGTCAGCGCCTGGCCAAGGCAGCCGGCATTAAGGTCATGGAGCTGCTGAAAAAGAACCTGCGGCCGCGGGATATTGCCACACTCTCTGCCTTTAAGAATGCCATTGCCGTGGATATGGCCTTGGGGTGTTCAACCAACACCGTTCTTCATGTGCCGGCCATCGCCCATGAAGCCCGGATAAATCTTCCCCTTTCTCTATTTAATGAAATCAGCCGGAAAACCCCGCACCTCTGTAGTCTCAGCCCGGCCGGGCACCATCATCTCCAGGACCTCGACGCGGCCGGCGGCATCCCGGCCATCCTCTCCGAATTGGCGGGGGTCGGATTAATAGACACTACGGTTATGACCGCGACCGGCAAAAAGCTCGCGGATAATCTTAAAGGTAAAAACATTCTTGACAAGACCGTAATACGGCCGGTCAAAGACCCATACCATGCTGAGGGAGGCATCGCCATACTCTATGGCAACCTGGCGCCGGATGGGGGGGTGGTGAAACAGTCGGCCGTCGCCCCGGAAATGTTAAGGCACGAAGGGCCGGCCCGGGTATTCGATTCGGAGGAACAGGCAGTCTCCACCATCTTAGGGGGGAAGATAAAAAAGGGTGACGTTGTCGTCATCCGGTACGAAGGGCCCAAGGGCGGCCCGGGTATGCGCGAGATGCTAACCCCGACCTCGGCTATCGTGGGGATGGGCCTGGGGAAAGATGTGGCCCTGATTACGGACGGACGCTTCAGTGGCGGCACGCAGGGGGCGGCTATCGGCCATGTCTCTCCGGAAGCTGCGGAGGGTGGGGCCATCGCCCTTGTCCAGGAGGGTGATCGCATCGGTATCGACATTCCTGGAAAGACGATAACCCTGAAAGTCAATGAGAAGGAACTGGCCAGACGCAAGAAGGGCTGGAAACCTCTGGAGCCAAAGATCAAGGAGGGCTATGCCTATCGGTACGCCCAGTG
- a CDS encoding iron-containing alcohol dehydrogenase → MKVTFNELTLPVPTRVLYGRNLIDKLVKFLPATVRKVTIVIGKGSVKRSGLLDRVLTLLRKHGLETTVFEGVEENPSWATCLRGRDFLLRQGIELIIALGGGSVLDTAKAMALAVTNTGSLAGMIERRDYLREPLPTMAIPTTAGTGSEVTQYCIITDENTHDKLNLHTPHSFPKTAILDPICTISMPEALAIGTGMDALSHAVEGYLSRRAGSESDRLALESIEMIGKFLEASIREPHNLELRENMLLAAAKAGTVISRTGTILLHALGYRLTLDHGVHHGLANAVLLYPFLLVTQRYQPQKVQGILDALLGTHSTLEALKGYLMRLGIKPDIGRFGVKSGDFEAIARYVLAKKNLPDTPFSVTSRDIFEILTLA, encoded by the coding sequence TTGAAGGTTACATTTAACGAACTCACTCTTCCAGTGCCTACCCGGGTGCTTTATGGGCGAAATCTTATCGATAAGCTGGTAAAGTTCCTCCCTGCCACAGTCAGAAAAGTAACCATCGTTATTGGAAAAGGAAGCGTAAAAAGAAGTGGTTTACTTGACCGTGTATTGACCTTACTCCGAAAACACGGCCTGGAAACGACTGTATTTGAAGGCGTGGAAGAAAATCCGTCCTGGGCTACCTGCCTGCGGGGCAGGGACTTCCTCTTAAGGCAGGGAATAGAGTTAATCATCGCCTTGGGCGGCGGCTCTGTCCTGGATACAGCCAAGGCCATGGCCCTGGCCGTTACAAACACGGGATCGCTGGCCGGGATGATAGAGCGAAGGGATTATTTACGGGAACCCCTTCCCACTATGGCCATCCCGACCACGGCGGGGACCGGGAGCGAGGTGACGCAGTATTGCATCATCACGGATGAGAATACCCATGACAAGTTAAACCTGCATACCCCGCACTCCTTTCCCAAGACCGCTATTCTCGATCCTATTTGTACGATATCCATGCCGGAGGCTCTAGCCATAGGGACCGGGATGGATGCCCTGAGCCATGCCGTAGAAGGCTATCTCTCCCGGAGGGCGGGCAGCGAATCCGACCGGTTGGCCTTGGAGAGCATAGAAATGATCGGAAAGTTCCTGGAGGCAAGCATAAGAGAGCCCCATAATCTGGAACTGCGCGAAAACATGCTCCTGGCCGCTGCTAAAGCCGGCACGGTCATCTCCCGGACCGGTACTATACTGCTGCACGCCCTGGGCTACCGCCTTACACTCGACCACGGCGTGCACCACGGCCTGGCCAATGCGGTTCTTCTTTATCCTTTCCTGCTGGTCACGCAAAGGTATCAGCCTCAAAAAGTGCAAGGAATCCTGGACGCGCTTCTCGGAACCCACTCCACGCTGGAGGCCCTCAAGGGTTACCTGATGCGGCTCGGCATTAAACCGGACATCGGCCGCTTCGGTGTTAAGTCCGGGGATTTCGAGGCCATAGCCCGCTATGTCCTGGCTAAAAAGAACCTTCCGGATACCCCTTTTTCTGTAACCTCAAGGGATATTTTTGAAATACTCACCCTGGCGTAA
- the uppP gene encoding undecaprenyl-diphosphatase UppP, with protein sequence MNEFYAIFLGVIQGLTEFLPISSSGHLALLEHFFGLKEAGLGFDIMLHMGTLLAILVYFREDWWAMATSIWPGQKDDFAKNNHRLLIYLAIATIPGGVFGYLLEKKAETVFREPSLIAATLAAAGILLILAELFSGRHREFDDISLKDAVLIGLAQALAVVPGTSRSGITIAMGLFLGMKRQAAARFSFLLSAPIIFGAGLNHILDLYKYGPDGNNGAYYYIIGLASAGISGYLVIKYLLAYLRRHSLYVFAYYRLLIAGGVYLAVQFPWFNLAT encoded by the coding sequence ATGAACGAATTCTATGCCATATTCCTGGGCGTCATCCAGGGATTGACCGAGTTCCTGCCCATCTCCAGCTCCGGACACCTGGCCCTGCTGGAGCATTTTTTTGGCCTAAAGGAGGCCGGTCTCGGCTTTGACATAATGCTCCACATGGGCACACTCCTGGCCATCCTTGTCTATTTCCGTGAAGACTGGTGGGCCATGGCCACGTCCATCTGGCCCGGGCAAAAAGATGACTTTGCAAAAAATAATCACCGTCTTCTTATCTATCTGGCCATAGCCACTATACCGGGAGGCGTCTTTGGCTATCTTCTGGAAAAAAAGGCGGAGACCGTCTTTCGGGAACCTTCGTTGATCGCTGCTACCCTGGCGGCAGCCGGGATACTCCTTATCCTTGCCGAGCTTTTTTCCGGCCGCCACAGGGAATTTGATGATATATCCCTCAAGGACGCCGTACTTATCGGCCTTGCCCAGGCCCTGGCGGTTGTTCCCGGAACCTCGCGGAGCGGCATTACTATCGCCATGGGACTTTTTCTGGGAATGAAACGCCAGGCGGCGGCCAGGTTTTCCTTTCTCCTGTCTGCACCGATTATCTTTGGCGCCGGCCTGAACCACATATTGGATTTATATAAGTACGGCCCTGACGGAAATAACGGCGCATATTATTACATTATTGGCCTTGCCTCTGCGGGCATAAGCGGCTATCTGGTAATCAAATATCTCCTTGCTTATCTGCGCCGGCATAGCCTTTACGTCTTTGCCTATTATCGGCTTTTGATAGCCGGCGGTGTTTATCTGGCGGTACAGTTTCCCTGGTTTAACCTTGCCACTTAA